The proteins below come from a single Candidatus Flexicrinis affinis genomic window:
- a CDS encoding DUF2200 domain-containing protein — MNSNHRIYKMAFARVYPEYVKKAERKGRTKAEVDDIIRWLTGYSQTELDAQIDKQTDFETFFAEAPQMNPSRALITGVICGVRVENIEEPLMREIRYLDKLVDEPREGKAMAKILRAG, encoded by the coding sequence ATGAACAGCAACCACCGGATCTACAAAATGGCGTTCGCACGGGTGTATCCCGAGTACGTCAAGAAGGCGGAGCGCAAAGGTCGCACGAAAGCGGAAGTCGACGACATCATCCGCTGGCTGACCGGCTACAGCCAGACCGAACTGGACGCGCAGATCGACAAGCAAACCGATTTCGAGACGTTCTTCGCGGAGGCCCCGCAGATGAACCCGTCGCGGGCGCTGATCACCGGCGTGATTTGCGGCGTCCGCGTGGAGAACATCGAAGAGCCGCTGATGCGCGAGATTCGCTATCTGGACAAGCTGGTCGACGAACCTCGCGAAGGCAAGGCGATGGCGAAGATTCTGCGGGCGGGGTAG
- a CDS encoding carbohydrate ABC transporter permease, whose amino-acid sequence WVDTYWGIAFRGLITAAGVFVMRQFMQGVLNELLDAARMDGVSEFVVLAIAILLRLAGYWALCIFNFLNWNAFIWP is encoded by the coding sequence TGGGTCGATACGTACTGGGGCATAGCGTTTCGGGGCTTAATCACGGCGGCGGGCGTGTTCGTGATGCGCCAATTCATGCAGGGCGTTCTCAACGAACTGCTGGACGCGGCGCGCATGGACGGGGTGAGCGAGTTCGTCGTTCTGGCGATCGCTATACTGCTTCGCCTTGCCGGGTATTGGGCGCTGTGCATCTTCAACTTCCTCAACTGGAACGCGTTCATCTGGCCCTGA